Proteins encoded in a region of the Vicia villosa cultivar HV-30 ecotype Madison, WI linkage group LG5, Vvil1.0, whole genome shotgun sequence genome:
- the LOC131605868 gene encoding uncharacterized mitochondrial protein AtMg00810-like: MSLVKEFYKLMHEEFEMSMMGDLTYFLGLQIKQLEEGNFVSQMKYCHELLKCFAMENSKVIDTPMPTAVNLDRDEYGKPVDVKRYRGIIGSLLYLTTSLSVKRILGYLYGTTKYGLWFSKGSDFSLVGYSDSDFAGCKLDRKNTSGTCHLFSNSLVS; this comes from the coding sequence ATGTCTTTGGTCAAGGAATTCTATAAGTTGATGCACGAGGAATTTGAGATGAGTATGATGGGGGATTTAACTTATTTCCTTGGGCTTCAAATCAAACAACTTGAGGAAGGAAATTTTGTGAGCCAAATGAAGTATTGCCATGAGCTACTAAAGTGCTTCGCTATGGAAAACTCCAAAGTTATTGACACTCCAATGCCTACCGCGGTAAATTTAGATCGGGATGAATATGGTAAGCcagttgatgtaaaaaggtatagaggtataaTTGGCTCTCTTCTCTATCTTACCACTTCTCTATCCGTAAAGCGCATACTTGGGTACCTTTATGGTACTACAAAGTACGGACTTTGGTTCTCCAAAGGAAgtgatttctctttggttggcTATTCTGATTCCGATTTTGCCGgttgcaaattggataggaagAACACGAGTGGTACTTGTCATCTCTTTTCAAATTCCTTAGTTAGCTAG